In Ochrobactrum vermis, the following proteins share a genomic window:
- a CDS encoding RNA polymerase sigma factor: MRAKTAIPTISPTFQGDLALAQCAKMHDLEALRKIMQTNNQRLYRLARSILRNDTEAEDVVQETYFLAFRSLDRFRGQSSLTTWLSRIAIHEALGRLRKTQKTEKLLNTVPDISANNIIPFPSAISMNDPERSFAQRQILQLVEQATDNLPEIFRLVFVARVIEGLSVDETAELLSLRPQTVKTRLHRARYLLRKQLDEKIGPVLLDAFPFAGKRCERITTAVLARLDKQI, from the coding sequence ATGCGTGCAAAAACAGCCATACCGACCATCTCCCCGACATTTCAGGGTGATCTTGCGCTTGCTCAATGCGCCAAAATGCACGACCTGGAAGCCCTGCGCAAAATCATGCAGACCAACAACCAGCGGCTCTATCGTTTGGCCCGCAGCATCCTGCGCAACGATACCGAAGCAGAAGACGTGGTTCAGGAGACCTATTTTCTGGCCTTCAGGAGCCTTGATCGCTTTCGCGGCCAGTCCAGCTTGACCACGTGGCTGTCCCGTATCGCAATTCACGAAGCACTCGGCCGCCTGCGGAAGACCCAGAAGACCGAGAAGCTCCTCAACACAGTACCTGACATATCAGCAAACAACATCATCCCGTTCCCGTCTGCCATAAGCATGAACGATCCCGAACGCAGTTTTGCGCAGCGCCAGATACTGCAACTGGTCGAACAGGCAACGGATAATCTGCCGGAAATTTTCCGCCTCGTATTCGTCGCACGGGTCATTGAGGGTTTAAGCGTGGATGAAACAGCCGAATTGTTGAGCCTGCGCCCGCAGACCGTGAAGACACGTCTTCACCGTGCCCGATACTTGTTGCGCAAACAGCTTGACGAAAAAATCGGTCCGGTGCTGCTTGATGCGTTTCCCT